A single window of Flavobacteriales bacterium DNA harbors:
- the prmA gene encoding 50S ribosomal protein L11 methyltransferase, which produces MEVVCQVDPRDPWTDLLIDELGELGFESFEETDAGCKAYFKGDQLPVDVREALTGIASDRFSLQYEINLIDGKNWNEEWEKNFHPIRVEDICLIRAPFHEPASRGMELVIMPRMSFGTGHHASTWLMVREIMELDLEGKEVLDMGCGTGILAILAGKKGAKSVLGIDNYPHAIVNSEENAATNGVTNVVFEVGDVDRLENTGFDFIFANINRNVLLEHLPQYAASLRSNGSLLISGFLSKDLMELYRKAKEQGLSLFGLRERQNWVVARFEKRPDRRMKKTTLIFTSLLLLLFTGASWAQGRKSFTAEPAKFFDEMKAFLAETNQDQAELIMDEFRAVWETNITDEKDLEKMYEKANKALEKRMKDAPVQIHHVYGPNTRKIGEIQREVLYIAANKMLAKRMKAYPHFTSFMYTVINFMITDQPESSFDSFMASIMKMLENRTARRFNAYLEVCDNLFTANALYASRTTKWVTTTKDYVFDYDSLPKIVFPVMDLKCYAKNDSAIISQTSGVLYPTEDLFVGEGGKVTWERAGLKPDEVYADVGKYSFAIKSAKYKMDSVTFYNKKYFDFPLLGSLEEKILADVEEDNAAYPRFVSYQSEYEIKDLIKNVDYVGGFSMKGGTVIGSGTPTHDARLIFKRDGQQFLVASAQVYIIHEDRIVSDYCAVTMYLESDSIYHPGLTFKLNTKDRELTLIREDRGVSQSPYFNSFHDVDMYFDALYWKIDDPLMDFRSLKGSTKDDATFESSNYYKEAHFDKLRGIDNVHPLIYIKKYVDNYGDVVHVQTLSEMMHMATSQVKAMLIRLSIEGFLIYNFDDESAVVKDKLYRYLNAKAKKVDYDVMQFNSVISGEPNASLNLLNFDLKMRGVSRILLSDSQNVYIYPSNQEVVMKKNRDFAFSGKVNAGRFAFYGKNFDFTYDMFKINMANIDSMAMSVETEELDEMGRKRLRRVKTVVQALEGELLIDHPGNKSGLKPFKQYPVFKSFKDSYVFYDKPEIRNGVYTRDKFYFHLEPFAIDSLSTFNPEGMALKGRFVSAGIFPEFEEALTVQPDFSLGFVRNTPTAGFPAYGGKGQYYNVIDMSHRGLRGDGKLEYVTSTSVSKEFVFYPDSMNTLAQTFDNREMGPPKEFPQAHGDSVAIHWRPYRDYMQIQNVTTPLSFFNKQATLKGMATLSPAELVGAGVMTFSGADLESKMMHYHKNDFDADTSDFKLAALEQEELAFSTVNVKAHVDFNARKATFKSNGGGSVVEFPVNQYACYMDQFTWYMDEGEIEMSAGKNEVISTDAGEDLKLEGSRFISYHPKQDSLSWVAPRAKYSLKTNIIAAEDVKIIAVADAIIYPGDGKVVVQKKAKMDPLSNARILANKVTKYHKIYNANVTITGKKDYMGNGDIDYVDETDTKQTIHLDLIKVDTTQQTIAEGTIPEDATFTLSPYFDYKGKVFLEASNQFLGFKGVSRIKHGCEQVGKSWFRFDASVDPTQVYIPIDTNTVSENNIPLYVGLYMGADSTGVYSTFLTPLRSKRDDQVLRAEGFLYYNKDYNEYRVSSKEKLVEQNLPGNYVSLNVNDCVIYGEGKLDLGVNLGHVQVASAGNITHYLIPDSVVVQTTLAFDFHFSEGAEKVMSEDLKSFSELTPVDLTDKVFEKSVREFIDKKDADKMFSEINLYGSPKKTPSELVHNMYFAKVKLRYDKANSSFMSMDQLGVASIRKENLNKYYDGYIEFEKHRSGDRFGVYIEAEANTWYLFLYTRGLLQVMSSNDEFNKAITEMKPDDRRVKTTKEEGGYTFMLSTIRKRRDFLEKFGVNE; this is translated from the coding sequence ATGGAGGTTGTTTGTCAGGTCGATCCCCGCGACCCCTGGACGGATTTGCTGATTGATGAATTGGGTGAACTTGGATTTGAGTCGTTCGAAGAAACCGATGCGGGTTGCAAGGCCTACTTCAAAGGAGATCAACTCCCCGTTGATGTCAGGGAAGCACTTACCGGAATAGCTTCCGACCGGTTCTCTTTGCAGTACGAGATCAACCTCATTGATGGCAAGAACTGGAACGAAGAATGGGAAAAGAATTTTCACCCCATACGTGTGGAAGATATTTGCTTGATCCGTGCCCCGTTCCACGAACCCGCATCCAGGGGAATGGAACTCGTGATCATGCCCAGGATGTCATTCGGTACCGGACACCATGCCAGCACCTGGCTGATGGTAAGGGAAATCATGGAGCTCGATCTGGAAGGCAAAGAAGTGCTGGACATGGGATGTGGTACAGGTATCCTCGCGATCCTGGCAGGAAAAAAAGGCGCGAAATCCGTTTTGGGCATTGACAATTACCCCCATGCCATTGTAAATTCGGAGGAAAACGCCGCCACAAACGGAGTTACCAATGTTGTCTTTGAAGTAGGTGACGTAGACCGGTTGGAGAATACCGGCTTTGATTTTATCTTCGCTAACATTAACCGGAACGTCCTGCTCGAACACCTGCCACAATATGCAGCGTCACTCAGGAGTAACGGGTCTCTGTTGATAAGCGGCTTTCTGTCAAAAGACCTGATGGAGCTTTATCGGAAAGCAAAGGAACAGGGGTTAAGCCTTTTTGGACTTCGGGAAAGACAAAACTGGGTGGTTGCCCGTTTTGAAAAAAGACCGGATAGACGCATGAAAAAAACCACTCTCATATTTACTTCTCTTCTTTTGCTGCTATTCACCGGTGCTTCGTGGGCACAAGGTCGCAAGAGTTTTACCGCGGAACCGGCCAAGTTCTTTGATGAAATGAAGGCTTTTCTTGCGGAAACCAACCAGGATCAGGCAGAGCTGATCATGGATGAATTCCGGGCCGTGTGGGAAACCAACATTACCGATGAGAAAGACCTGGAGAAGATGTATGAGAAGGCGAACAAAGCCCTTGAGAAACGCATGAAGGATGCGCCTGTTCAGATTCATCACGTCTACGGTCCGAACACCCGCAAAATCGGAGAAATTCAAAGGGAGGTATTGTACATTGCTGCAAACAAAATGCTGGCCAAACGCATGAAGGCCTATCCGCACTTTACCAGCTTCATGTATACGGTCATCAATTTCATGATCACCGATCAGCCGGAATCAAGCTTCGATTCATTCATGGCCAGTATCATGAAGATGCTGGAAAATCGTACGGCACGCAGGTTCAATGCATACCTTGAAGTATGTGACAACCTGTTTACAGCTAACGCATTGTACGCCTCACGCACCACCAAGTGGGTGACCACCACCAAAGACTATGTGTTCGATTACGATTCCTTGCCGAAGATCGTATTCCCGGTAATGGATCTGAAATGCTACGCCAAGAACGACAGCGCCATCATCAGCCAAACCAGCGGTGTGTTATACCCAACCGAAGATCTTTTTGTGGGAGAGGGAGGAAAGGTCACCTGGGAAAGGGCTGGCCTCAAACCGGATGAGGTGTATGCCGATGTTGGCAAGTACAGCTTCGCCATTAAAAGTGCCAAGTACAAGATGGATTCGGTGACCTTCTACAACAAGAAATATTTTGATTTCCCACTCCTCGGAAGTCTTGAGGAAAAGATACTGGCGGATGTGGAAGAGGACAACGCAGCTTACCCGCGCTTTGTATCCTACCAGTCGGAATACGAGATCAAAGACCTGATCAAGAACGTCGACTACGTGGGTGGTTTTTCCATGAAAGGAGGCACCGTGATCGGCTCAGGTACCCCCACCCATGACGCCCGCCTGATCTTTAAACGGGACGGACAGCAATTCCTGGTGGCGTCCGCTCAGGTATACATTATACATGAAGATCGCATTGTGTCCGACTATTGTGCCGTGACCATGTATCTGGAATCAGATTCCATTTACCATCCGGGCCTCACATTCAAACTGAATACCAAAGACCGTGAACTGACATTGATTAGGGAAGACCGGGGCGTATCACAAAGTCCGTACTTCAATTCCTTCCACGACGTGGATATGTATTTTGATGCCCTTTACTGGAAGATAGATGACCCGCTGATGGATTTCCGTTCCCTCAAAGGCAGTACAAAAGACGATGCCACGTTTGAGTCTTCCAACTACTACAAGGAAGCACACTTCGATAAGCTCCGGGGAATCGATAACGTACATCCCCTCATCTACATCAAGAAATATGTAGACAACTACGGTGATGTGGTGCATGTCCAGACACTCTCCGAAATGATGCACATGGCCACGAGCCAGGTGAAAGCCATGCTCATCAGGCTTTCCATCGAAGGATTTCTTATTTACAATTTCGATGATGAAAGCGCTGTGGTGAAAGATAAACTGTATCGCTACCTGAACGCGAAGGCGAAAAAGGTGGATTATGATGTGATGCAGTTTAATTCCGTTATATCCGGAGAGCCAAACGCATCATTGAACCTGCTCAACTTCGATTTGAAAATGCGGGGCGTGTCACGAATCCTCCTCAGCGATTCCCAGAACGTATACATCTATCCGTCCAACCAGGAAGTGGTGATGAAGAAAAACCGCGATTTTGCTTTTTCAGGTAAAGTGAATGCCGGGCGTTTCGCATTCTATGGTAAGAATTTCGACTTCACATACGACATGTTCAAAATCAACATGGCCAATATCGATTCCATGGCCATGTCCGTGGAAACCGAAGAATTGGATGAGATGGGCAGGAAACGGCTGCGGCGTGTGAAGACCGTCGTACAGGCCCTTGAGGGAGAACTGTTGATCGATCACCCCGGGAATAAGTCCGGATTGAAACCCTTCAAACAATACCCAGTATTCAAAAGCTTCAAGGATTCTTATGTGTTTTACGACAAGCCAGAGATCAGGAATGGTGTATACACCCGGGATAAATTCTATTTCCACCTTGAGCCCTTCGCGATCGACAGCCTCAGTACCTTCAATCCGGAAGGTATGGCCCTCAAAGGGCGATTCGTTTCGGCAGGTATCTTCCCGGAATTTGAGGAAGCACTCACCGTACAGCCCGACTTTTCCCTGGGATTCGTGCGCAATACACCCACGGCCGGTTTTCCTGCTTATGGCGGCAAAGGTCAGTACTATAACGTAATTGATATGAGCCACCGCGGACTGCGCGGAGATGGCAAACTGGAATACGTAACCAGTACATCTGTTTCCAAAGAATTCGTGTTCTACCCGGATTCCATGAACACCCTGGCCCAGACATTCGATAACCGCGAAATGGGACCGCCGAAGGAATTTCCCCAGGCACACGGCGACAGTGTAGCCATTCACTGGCGACCATACAGGGATTATATGCAGATTCAGAATGTGACCACCCCGCTGTCGTTCTTCAACAAACAGGCCACCCTGAAAGGCATGGCTACCCTGAGTCCGGCTGAACTGGTTGGTGCTGGCGTCATGACCTTCTCCGGCGCCGACCTTGAATCGAAAATGATGCATTATCATAAAAACGATTTCGATGCGGATACATCGGATTTCAAACTCGCCGCTCTGGAACAGGAAGAACTTGCGTTCAGCACCGTGAACGTGAAGGCACATGTTGATTTCAACGCGAGAAAGGCAACCTTCAAATCCAACGGTGGTGGTTCTGTGGTTGAGTTCCCTGTGAACCAATATGCATGTTACATGGATCAGTTCACATGGTACATGGATGAAGGTGAAATCGAGATGAGCGCGGGTAAGAATGAAGTGATTTCGACAGATGCCGGGGAAGACCTCAAACTGGAGGGATCCAGGTTCATATCCTATCACCCGAAACAAGACTCCCTGAGCTGGGTTGCACCACGCGCAAAGTATAGCCTGAAGACCAACATCATCGCAGCGGAGGATGTGAAGATCATCGCAGTTGCGGATGCCATCATCTACCCGGGAGATGGAAAAGTGGTTGTACAGAAAAAAGCCAAAATGGATCCGCTATCCAATGCGCGTATCCTGGCCAATAAGGTGACCAAGTATCACAAGATCTACAATGCCAATGTGACCATCACGGGTAAGAAGGATTACATGGGCAATGGTGATATCGATTACGTGGATGAAACGGATACCAAACAAACCATTCACCTGGATTTGATCAAGGTGGACACCACCCAGCAAACCATTGCGGAAGGAACCATTCCGGAAGATGCAACCTTTACGCTCAGCCCTTACTTTGACTATAAAGGGAAGGTGTTCCTCGAGGCCAGCAATCAGTTTCTAGGGTTCAAAGGCGTCAGCCGTATCAAACACGGTTGCGAACAGGTAGGGAAGAGCTGGTTCCGGTTCGATGCTTCCGTGGATCCAACCCAGGTATATATTCCGATCGATACCAATACGGTCAGTGAGAACAACATTCCGTTGTATGTAGGACTTTACATGGGAGCGGATAGTACCGGTGTCTACTCCACATTCCTTACACCACTCAGGTCCAAGCGTGACGACCAGGTGCTTCGCGCTGAAGGGTTCCTGTACTACAACAAGGACTATAACGAATACAGGGTATCTTCCAAAGAAAAACTGGTGGAGCAAAATCTCCCGGGCAATTACGTTAGCCTGAATGTAAACGATTGTGTGATCTACGGTGAAGGCAAGCTCGACCTGGGTGTGAACCTGGGACACGTTCAGGTAGCTTCGGCGGGTAACATCACCCATTACCTCATCCCAGACTCAGTGGTGGTGCAGACCACGTTGGCATTCGACTTCCACTTCTCAGAAGGTGCGGAGAAGGTGATGTCGGAAGACCTGAAATCATTCTCTGAACTGACCCCTGTGGATTTGACCGACAAGGTGTTTGAAAAGTCCGTCAGGGAGTTCATCGATAAAAAAGATGCAGATAAAATGTTCTCCGAAATCAACCTGTACGGAAGTCCGAAAAAGACACCTTCGGAGTTGGTGCATAACATGTATTTCGCCAAGGTGAAGCTGAGATACGATAAGGCGAACAGCAGCTTCATGTCCATGGATCAGCTCGGGGTGGCCAGCATCCGAAAAGAAAACCTGAATAAGTATTACGACGGATATATCGAATTCGAAAAACACCGCAGCGGTGACAGGTTCGGTGTATACATAGAGGCAGAAGCAAATACATGGTATCTGTTCCTGTATACCCGCGGGTTGCTGCAGGTGATGTCTTCCAATGATGAATTCAACAAGGCAATTACCGAGATGAAACCGGATGACCGGAGGGTGAAAACCACCAAGGAAGAGGGTGGGTATACCTTCATGTTATCTACCATTCGCAAGCGCCGCGATTTTCTTGAAAAATTTGGGGTGAATGAATAA
- the plsY gene encoding glycerol-3-phosphate 1-O-acyltransferase PlsY, translating to MHFEFQFIPFFCAYLLGSIPTSVWVGQAFYGIDIRDHGSGNAGATNTMRILGKKAGIPVLIIDILKGFGAVNIPYLMNGYTPGTDAFVDLQLICGLGALVGHIFPVYVGFRGGKGIATLLGAVIAIHPQAALVSICIFALVLIITRYVSLSSIIASLAFPLSLILYFEPGESSLILFSFFVAILVLVTHQKNLERLLRGEESKARLRRNRQQMEDDDEK from the coding sequence ATGCATTTCGAATTTCAGTTTATCCCATTTTTCTGCGCGTATTTATTGGGTTCTATCCCAACGTCAGTTTGGGTGGGCCAGGCCTTTTACGGCATAGATATACGTGACCACGGAAGCGGCAATGCCGGTGCAACCAACACCATGCGCATTCTTGGTAAAAAGGCCGGAATTCCTGTTCTGATCATCGACATCCTGAAAGGCTTCGGTGCTGTGAATATTCCCTATCTGATGAATGGGTATACGCCCGGTACCGACGCCTTCGTAGACCTTCAGTTGATCTGTGGCCTTGGAGCTCTGGTTGGACATATTTTCCCGGTGTACGTTGGCTTTAGGGGAGGGAAGGGAATCGCCACCTTGTTGGGCGCGGTAATTGCCATTCACCCGCAGGCCGCCCTGGTCTCTATCTGTATCTTTGCATTGGTATTGATAATTACCCGTTATGTCTCCCTCAGTTCCATCATCGCGTCCCTGGCTTTTCCATTGTCCCTCATCCTTTACTTCGAACCCGGTGAATCATCCCTCATTCTTTTTTCATTTTTTGTTGCTATCCTGGTGCTGGTCACCCACCAGAAAAACCTTGAACGCCTGCTTCGCGGGGAAGAGTCAAAAGCCCGCCTGCGGCGGAATCGCCAGCAAATGGAAGATGATGATGAGAAATGA